The DNA region TACTATTGGAAAGAGTTTCAACTGTCAACAATATTTTTTCTGCTTGGAAACTTTAAACGTGCATTATGCTTCTGAGCACTAAGCACCATCTCATTGTAAAGAAGCAAATTACAATCAAGTGAATGAAAATTTCAGCTGCCAAATCAAATTCAAGAGGGATATACTTTAGAAGTTAGAAGCCCATTCGACTTCAAGTTTAGtgaaaattatttccaaatagAAGCATAAAATATGCAAAGAGAACTTCAATTACTAATCAACATCCTCCAAAATTAATCAGAAGGGGTAATTACCAACAACCCTGCATGGTTGCATTCCTATTAGATGAATTAATATCAGTGTGGAGGCAGATATTCTGCCAAACCAATCCATTAGGGAATCTAGAATGGCCTGTATATGCATCCTATagcttttcttactttcaaaAAACCATCAGAATCTTATGCTAGTTCACTTactaaagggaaaaaagaaagaatcttctttttcattaaaCCTCCAATAAGCAAACATATAGAAATGATCACATACTGTATCATCCACAGCTTGTGAAGCTAAGGCAGCATAATTTTCGCTCGTGTTTGGTTTAAGATTCGCTTTTGGATAAGATCTACCAATGCTGTGATTTGATCTTACAACCATAAATGATGGTAAGGGAGCACTGAATATATCTCGACCCTAAAAAGGCCAATGCCCAGGTCAGTTACAAAGAGCTAAATTAGTAGTATTACAGATCTCGAGAAACTATGTAACAGGTTTTGCAGTGTCTTGTTTAATGGATAAGTATGAGCAGAAGGGAAAACACAAACCTGAGATAGTAATAAACACTTGCTAACCGTACAATAAACTTCGAGCAGAATACTTTAGAATGATTTGACATTTCTGAGTATAATACAGCAATATTTGTGGTAGCACTTCCCAGAACCATATGTATTGTGCCTGATTCCACTTGCATAAGGAAGTGAAGAACTTACCATAAGATGCATTTGTGTTCACCAGACGTGAAACATCTCGTAATGCTTTTCCATTCATGCATCAAATTGGACTGCTGGTCTCTTGTTTGTTAAATAGTAAGGGAAACTCATCATACTGTTCAGAGAAACCTTGTTTCTCACCCATGCTCTTCAGTGCTTCATATACCTGATACATAGACCACCTCTCCTTGGGCCGAGAAATTACACAATTACACGCAATTTTGAGGAATTGCACGATCTCTTCATCATGGCGTTTCCCACATACGTGCTTATCAATTGCTTCTTTAATCCGACCAGAAACAGAAAGCTGATTTACCCAGTCTACCAAATTTCCCTTAAAACCTTCATCAGCAACAGTGACTTCTAGAGGTCTTTGCCCAGTGGCCAACTCCAAAAGCACAACTCCAAAGCTGTAAGCATCCCCTTTCAGTGAAGGCACCATTGTGCTTGAGTACTCGGGAGCAACATAGCCAAATTCCCCCAACTCCCCATTCACAAAACTAGTCTCTTTTGCATCTGGAGGTGTCACCAGCCTTGCCAACCCAAAATCCATAATTCTAGCATCAAAGTCCTCATCAAGGAAAATAACGTTCGAACATATGTTTTGGTGCAATATTGGCGGTTGGCAACCATGATGAAGCCAAGCAAGACCCCTTGCAGCACCCAAGCCAATCCTAAACCTAGTAGGCCAATCCAACACACTCGCATTCCCATTCAAGAACGAATACAAAGTACCATTCGACAAGTGCTTATAAACCAAAAGCTTTTCCTCCTCAACAACACAAAACCCCAAAAGCGGCACCAAATTAGGATGCCTAACTTGTCCTAACGCATTCATCTCCACCCGAAACAACTTCTCACTCAGCTTACATGTTCTAAGCCGTTTAATAGCAAGCGCAGAACCATCGCGTAAAACAGCTCTAAACGTAGTCCCTGTCCTAGTCGAGTTTATCACACTCTCCATACCAAAATTATTCGTGGCAGCCAACAAATCCGCCAACTTAACCTTCACAAGCGGTTTCTTAAACAACGTAACCTGAGTAAGCCTATAACCCCTCAACTTATCCGTCCACCTTTCCGAGTCAACTCTCCCTAACCCATACCCCGCCTTACTCCTTCTCCCCGCCTTCGTAAAATACCAATACCAAGCCCCAAAACCCAACAACATAGAAGCAGCAGCACCAAACACACCTGCAGCAATAATAATAGCTAAATTTTTCTTACTAAGTCCTCCACATTTCCCTAATGGTCCACCACAAAGTCCATCATTTCCACTAAAATCAAACGAACCCCCTGATTCGAAAGCTTCTGGAATCCTCCCTTTAAGATCATTATTTGCCACAGAAAATATCTTCAGCCTAGCCAAACTAGAAAACTGAGAGGGTATATTCCCATTAAGCTTATTATCATTAAGCATTAATCTATTCAAATAAGAGCACTTAACAAGATCAGCTGGAATAGGACCACTAAACTCATTATTAGACAAATCAAGAGTTACCAAGAAAGGTAGCCAAGTGCAAATATCAAAAGGTATTGGACCAGAAAGTCTATTACCAGAAAGATCAAGGGTTTGTAAACTTCTACAATATTGTAATGAATCTGGAACATTACCTCCTAGGTTCATGTCTCGAAGTTCGAGGTTTATAAGTCGATTTTCTCGGTCATTCCAACAAGAAACACCAACAAATTTACAAATAAACCCCACTGTTGAGTTACCAAAGTTCCAAGAATTTAAGTTGTTTTTTGGATCTGTAAAGGAATTCTTGACCCCTTGTAAGCATTTTATATCATCTTCAGCTATAGCAAAATAAAGGGGttgaaatacaagaaacaatAAGATTAATATTAGTGGAACATGGAACAATTTGAAAAGGATCATCTTTAGGGTTCAGGGATTCAAGTGGTGGTTGATGAATTTTTGTTACATAAGAAATGGGATATGAAAGAGGAAAAGAATGGCAGTGGCATTGACTTTGAATGATGAACTGGAACTTTGGAATTATGTGTTTGGGAATTTGTAAAGTTTGTTTATTGCTTTGCTCGTGTTAATGATAATGAAGTGGAGTTCTTAACTTGTAAGCAAGCACCTAAATATcacatttttgttcttttttctgttTTGGTGTTGAGAATGAAATTTTTATAGTAATGGCTAAGTGTTGATTTACACATGGATTTAAAATTTTCAGTTAGTAGGTAAAACCTTATGTACCTAATATTCAactagtgaattttttttttggttatgatCCATTTggctataaataatattttcatatttgcaaagtACTAATTTAATCATCAGTATTTGATTATCTTCATCTTTGAGCCTAGGCATCAACGAGAAAATAAAATCTCTTGGCCTCTtataatttgatttaaaaaatgatctttttagattttttatgggtaaaaaataaaaatttcttaGGATTATAAAGCTAAAAAAAAGTATGTAAACGGGCTAAATAACCATTTTCCCCCGAAAATTATGTCTAGACACATTTATTTTATGTActtcttttccaactttcatacTCTCtctggatcaaaaaaagagtttaCTTAGCTATTTACACATTTATTAAAAAATGTTTCTCAGTATTTTTGTGACAACTTATTTCTCACCGTGTATTTTTTTAGTGagatgatggaaatgaataaattcATCGAAAGCAACATTAACCTTGGTCAAATATTTGCCAACTTTTCTTGTTAGGTCATAGTCACATCACACATGCAATGAAAAATTCACTTGCCAGAGAAAAGTGTTGGCGACAAGTGAAGTATAAGTAATCATTGACCATCATTATCCTCTcagtttatttttacttgttcattatattaaataaatttttatttttatttatttactttaacatattaatttttttaatttatttttaatattaatttctcTTTTTCAAATCTATTAAGATTATATATCAACTAATATGagtattataataaaatatatatttcatttataaatttttaaggGACATATAAAATCAATAGcaaataagtaaaaatgaatgGAGAGAGTGTTGATTAAGTTATCGAATATTTCGAAGGTAATTTTACCTCACAGTGCGTTCTCAACCATTACACGTGTTTTGACCTTGGAATATTCGGGTTTATAATTCCATTAAAAATATTCCTAGTTGGATGTTGCACTAACAAGTATTAATATTCCTTCATTTTGCCTTTtactatttggaaaagaaaaaaaaacagttgCATAAATCTTACGTAACTACATTCAGATTCAGTGCTAGCTCCTGTTACACCACTTATTTGGTCGTCCCCAGCTCCCGGCTCCCGCTACCAATTTGTATTtggctaattaatttaaaaaatattttataatattaaaacaATAATTTTTATTTGAGCAAGGTTCAAAAAGTGCTtatagagaaagaaaaaaaaacatatgtaGCTACTGCTTGGTCAAGCAcctctttttaaaataagtatttttttaggtaaaaaaaaataactttagcTTTTCAGAAGCTTGGCCAATCAAACTATAGATCTAAGCAAATTAGTGGATTAGTGCAGATTTACAAAGATGTAAAACTCATATTAGAGTTTCTCCAATTCGGGAATTAATTGGTCAAGTTTATTTATTGCTATACTATTACTAGTAAATTTATCCGCACGAAATTGGTCAAGTTTATTTATGGCTATACTATTACTAGTAAATTTATCCGCGCGACTTTCAAATATTAAGCTTCTTAGATTTTTAGTTTtcaaagtaaaataatttaaattataacCAATTATATTATAAgcccttaatatatatatttttctgtgATTTCCGTCACTTAAGAGTTTTTAGTCTTCAATAATTACTCGTATAGTCTACGTACAAGTGAAACAAAAATTTTGTTCTGTTTAAAATAAAGTATTCAACAAAAACGAATCTAttttttttgcatatatattcgaacttaaaaatatttaagtaTCTAATTATATGAATCTCTTATGTAATTCTTATCTTATTCTTTTCTATTCTTTTCCCATTTCTAACCTTTatatctatttttcttttttcgttttCCTTTTTGACCTTTTAACTTCCCTACACAATCactcattttcttttaaaaaatatcacattttatttttctttctctttttacttcctaacaataaaaataagtaaCCAAAATATATTATTCTCAAATCTCAACATGAActataagaaaatatattaaatagatattgcataaaaatatatcataaaatATCGATAACCATAGATATTATTACGcattatttattcaatttaattaGAGAATATGAAATAACCGATACAGttagaaatagaaaaagaataaaCAATTTAATTGGTGAATAAATCATCAGGAATACGAAAAGAACCCAACAAAATATGAGAAATTAgtttaataatttttcttcttgatcattaaatattaatataacaaattttcttaaaattctaATATTAATCCGGAGGTCTTCTTCGTGTTGGTAGCCGCTTccttcttttaaaattttttgatttaCCATAAGCTTTGGTCTTTTTAATTGCTTTGCAATTTTGACTTATGTTTGGTTGATGATTATTGAGATTCACACATTAATATTAGGCAAATCATCATTCCTTGTTAAGAAATtagatttttccctttttttttcgtaTATTAAATTTCAAAACAGCTTTAAAATTACACTATGTCAATTTTTGAACAGATCTAATTAATCATATCCCCAACATATCTAATCGGAAAATTGTTCTttgtaaaagaaattaaagcaAACTAAGAAgtagaaaaaaattatgaatttaaagAGTATATAATTACCTTACAAGAAATGCATCCAATGTTGAGGTAGATACCATCGAGCCCAGATCCTTGATGTAGATGGCATAGCACAAATGATTTAGCAAATGTTGAGTAAGATTAATTATGAGAGTCAAAAGAGTAAAGTTTTCAACCAAAACGTTGCATACCTTTCACTGTAAAGAAATGGGTCCGTTTGAATATGCTAGGAAGATGATACATACAAATAAGTTCAACCAAGATAGAATATCTAATAACACATGAATCTCACAAAACAAATTGTGATTAtgcaaaataaaaagtaaaatacatTGACCATGCAAAGTAAAGATCAACATTCTTCCTTTGACTTCCCTATCTTCttgaacataatatacataattttaTCTCAATCtaacacaaaataataacaaatcaaataatttattgaaGCGACTACATATACTTTAGTACTTTACCatacattaataataatatagagCGAACTTATTACAAAATTAAACTTGGGAAAGGCCTAAACATTCACGTGATCAAACTgctaaagaagaagaacaaaaaagtGACTGCTGAACTTCATATTGCACTTCTTGTTTTCTCGTTTGGCAGCCATGCAGCTCCCTTACTCACTCTTGTCCAAAACTCTCTCCATTTTTACCCTCAGACAATCTTTTCCTTCTTCAATACATCACAATCCAACACCTCAATCTTCTCCACAatttcaaatcaagaaaacattaaaatataaaatgttgCGTTCGGGATGGTGTCATAGAAGGCAGTGCCACCCCTTTTGGGTGTGAAGCCACATGAATGAAAAATGTGAGGAGAAACTAATGTGAAAGAAGATAAAAATGATTAAACTGTATTAAACTGTATTAATTGCTCAATTTAATTGGAGATTAAAATGGTTGTTGAATGTCGACCCATGAACcaaataaaagaacaaaacGGATGAAATGAAAAGGCAGAGACATGAATATATATTAGATGTTCAgtttaattagaaaaataaaaatgattgtGGCTGTTTTAAATAAGCTAAATTAAAGGaggaaaaaattgcaaaaaaaggagaaaaaagataaataggttTCTTGGCTTTAGAGAGTGCCACATCACCAGttttatgcctagctttatattatatatagattgttaCTGTTAGTGGCTCCCTTTTGACTCGGAGACCATCTCTAATTTCCCACCAGGTATTGTTTCTATTTTGGTGTTGAAATTGAATTTGATAATGAAGATGTAAAAGTAATGCTCTTCTattcgtctcaaattatttatcatgatttttaaaaatagttgtttcaaattattcttaattttaaaagttcaaaacaaaattaattatgttttttcCATTTCACCCGGTTATTGTTTTTCAAAACCAAGTACAAACACCTCAATTATGGGTGATGTTATGATATTAGTATATGTTCAAACACCAATGaaggataaaatagttaaaaattGCTCccaattaatatttcttaaaagcCGTATAAAAGAGAATCACGATAGATGATTTGAGACGAAGGAGTAATAGTGGAGATGTATTTACTTTCGGGTATTTAAagcataacatgagataaagcaGCATCACATGCAAATGCATTTACCAGAAAAAATGTAGTTGGTAAAGAATGATCAACATTTAACAGTATGATTACTTTATTTTCACGTTTTGGATTTTTGACATTTGCAAGGAAAGTGCTCCATATTAGTGCATATATATGCGTTGAAAGAATATGGTTGCTTGTTTTAGACTTTAGAGGACCATTTTCAAATATTAAGCTTAAGCACAAGTTGACGTTGACCAGAGCCAACCAAAACCGGAGGCTACCATCAAGGAATGTAGTGGCATGAATGAGATATCTTTATCCTGAATCGAAAATTTCATGTTTCGAACCCTAAGAATCGAGAAATTCCAGTTAGGGAGCATTTTCCCCTTAAATACACGAATTTGAACTAACCGAGCTGGTGAATTTTGAATACCGAATGattgattgaaaaaaaaaaaaaaaaaaaaaaaaacgttgcTTTACTTAGTTGTGTAATTAAGTTAATTGTTCCTGAAATACAAACTACTGTTTAATTGTATTCTCCGTCTCCGTTAGAAGATGGCAACAAGAAACCTTCCCTTTAACCAAATGTAGCATATTGCCTAATTTTCTAACAGAGCTCAATTGGCTATTCTATCGACGCTGGAGAATGAAGAGGTGTAATTAAAAAACCATCTCTACCCATTTACTAAAAATGTGACTATATAGATCGGGAAATAATTGGATGTACTACATGTATATCAAGACTTAAGAAAATAACTACTTAGTAAAGTTTTGTGATTTTACAGAGAcgcctttttaaattttatacggacataatttaattatgtgaattaattaaacaaaagaaattaatattttaacatTATTGACATGATTAATTCACCGGAGGTTACGTTTTAAAATGGAAAGATTGACCATTGCCTTGGCAATAATACTGAAGTTATTGACCTCTTTAATCTACTTTCCAATCTACTTAGTCACGAAAAAGATATGTGTCGTTCCTATTTGAATGTTGTTCGTAAATAGTATTAATATTGTATTTAATGATTTATTTGcaagtattatatatatattggcttCTTTAATGAgggaaaagaatattttaatattgtaaataatactcccttcattccataataagtgactttttaggcttttcattttatttcaaaataagtggtacttaggatttcaagaagaaattgttcttcttctttcaaaatgacccttatttacataatcatgaatcattaagcttttctttttctaggcatttaattaggggtaggttagtaaaaacactcctaatttTTTAGGAGTGAACACTTTCTCAAGGGATGTGCATAAGCCTAAAAAGTCgcttattatggaatggagggcGTAATATTGATTAATAATAGAGGGCTTAAGTCTTATGTGTGTCCTTCCAACCATCCCTTCCTgctaaaaaatgaaaagaaaacgTAAATTGACTTTTATAATCTTGAAAACAGTATCAACAATCATATatcctaaatatatatatatatatatatagttgccggaggcccgtgctaagcccgggcccaacctcaaaaaattaaaataacaattttaattgaaatgtatgataacaaaatatttatataatattagtttAGTGTCTTTACCAAAATCAACctaataatattataagaatattattaaataatacaAGCGCATAAATAAAGTAATAGATTTTAAATGTGGCTCCAAAGTCTTCTAAATTATACCAACCACAAAAAGTTACTTTAACTACATTGTATCCATCTCAAGTTATCCGTCGTGTTATTTTTACACACAccattaagaaaatattaattttgagaagtttttacgcttatttatttttaagatatAATACCTCTTTATtgaatatttactctatttatgtgttataTCTCCATAATTGAGGTGTTTTGTAGTCTTCAAGAACAATTACTATTAAGcgtaaaattaaaaagaagttgtcataaagttgaaaatgacaattaatttaaaataactaTGTTACTAATCACAACAAATAAATTAAGACGAAAGAATTACCAATTACTaagatcaaaaatattttaaagggaCTAAAATCTACACCAATCTCTTAAATCCGAATTTTTCAATGACTTTTTCTCTCCATTCCCTAAAAAGTTGACTATCTATTaaattgaaggaacaataattaaTGAGCTTTTGGCCAGGTGGGAATGCCCTTGAATTTGGGCCTTACAAAATGTCTcaaaattttcctttatttactAAATTAGATAATGGCAACTGAAGCAATATAGAACTAAACAAGAggcaaattaataaaaaagggATTCAAAGTGAAAGTTGGATAACACGTGTAACTCCTTCAGGGCTAGTAAAGGACAAAAATAGCCCTGTAGGACTACAAAAACTCTCATtaaatatttcaattaaagaaatattttgaattCACAGAGGCAccaagatataaaagtagatattttaattaaagaaatataatttgtattagtacaagtgtacaacaacaacaacaattatatacccattgtagtcccacaagtgggtaattacgttagtaataattaaatttcatataagtatattttaatatatgaaagcaaaactttcattccactccttttatattttaacttccattctGATGAagttatttacttcaaatcaaatgcggagccagaatttgacatttataagtaagttatgtatcctaattttctgaggttatttagttctaaataaataatctatacatagttaatgaacttttaagacttgTGCAGCGGATGGAGCTGCTCCTcccttaattagggattaggggttcgaacatggatatggaaaaaatctttggagggagCGCTTCCCCCGAATGGGCGCGATACAgtgcgaattatctggattaattgggctcaaatgcggatatcgagcaccaaacagaaaaccaaagaacatgaaaaatgaggtaggaagttcgatagcttttgaaaagtagaccttaaaaacaaaaaaaaaaaattgacttaaataaataagattaggacctaaaagtaattaattaaaaagttttaaaaaaatttggaaattcttgtgaggactacaaaagtccctaagtttgcccttatatatagtagtaatatatatatataaaatcataactCGAAAAATGTTTTAGCTTGACAAAAACAATTTGTGGAACACCAAAGACATAGTGCTCTCTTGACCAGGTTACAATTAACGTTATAATTCGTCTATCAAATACCATGATGTTTGCCTGACCACAAATGCACGCCAACaaagtgaaaaatgagattATTAACCATTATAGGATGACATAAGTTATAAGTCCATAAATTAAATTTGCCAGTTCGATTGCAGTTTTTTCTCTAGGATTTCATCCCTCATGGCTGGTTTTGTTCCAAAAAACAATTTGTTATCGCGGATGTCAAGACctataaaaaattaaacaaattaaataGAAGATTACCATTATTTCTAATGGAGAAGTTCCTATAGAAAAATCAATCAACGGACTGTGGTAAGGTGTCTAATCActaaaaaataatcatttgTACCGTGTTTTTTCTTGCGGACAACAATTTCCTACACTGCACAATTGCACAGGAAGCCTCAGAAGTTGAAGTGCTGAAATTGTCCGCTACTGAAAAAAAAAGACGCCAACTCCTATGAAGAAAAACACGAAAtttcatataattaatacttcaAAAGAAGCAAAAACACAGATACTACTCTCTAAGAAGAATGAAGTTGAAAACGGAGAATCGTTGAATCAACTTACATATGATGAGCCAAGCTGAAGGATAAATCTGAATATATATAGCGGTGTGCTGTCCTTCCCTATCTAATGGAAAAGAACCCATTCAAATTCCTCAATTAAGCGATAGAGGCGTTTTCCGTTGCCAAATTAATTGATAGGATTTGTTTAGTCATTCTTTCTAATAATGGGgaattaataaatatttaatataataatgAGAAAAGCCAAACAAAATGACATAATAATATggaaaaaaggcaaaaatttgagaaaaatgaatgttgaccatagagaggtgccacatcaccttgtctatgccttgctttatattatatatagatttctaATTAAGCTCATAATTTCTATATAATTTGGtgtgaaattatgaatttataGAGGGATATGTAAAAGTAGACAACTCGGTAGGTGAATAGTCAGATCATCCACCCATTTCCAAACACTTTGGCAGTTTGGCTATCCCAAATTGAATATTTCGTTCTATTTTCTAGTTGTCAATTGTTTTATCTTTGATCATAATGCAAAAATAGAATTCTAGATTTATTATGGGTACTGAATTAgttctgcatttttttttttttgtctctgtTGGAAAAGCAAATTGACCATCTTATAGTCAAACTAATGGCAATTTCAATCAACGTGAGTAACAAAATGTTCACATGACACTTTTGGATGATATCGATATGAGGTAAAGATGTTTCTTTCAAGTGTGaaagatttcaaatttcatATTACAAGCAATGAATAAGTCTTTTAGAAATCTGCAGCATCACATTGCAGTGAAACAAGCATCCCAAAATGTTTAATTTAGATAAAATATTCTGACCCATTTAGCAGCTAAACAATACTTGAATCATCCAGTGTGGTGTTCATTTTCATGTTTAAGCAAAGGCTAATTTTCACTGGGGAGAAAGCAAAGGGGTTGTTTTTTGAGTCCGGAacttttttaaccaaaaaaaaaaaaattggaactaaACTGAcccattgaaaaaaaaaaaaccaaagaaggcttcacgcacagattctgtgcgtggaACAGGgtgccttttttttcttttctatttttaagctatcaaaatcacgttttttttcatactttgggcaaagattagtcatgtttcaaaatcccgaaatatcaatatgttatatagaacttaatatattttttttgcgtacaataatgtcggctcattacatcaagtatacctaaacgtttggatcgtcgttttaggggtcgTAAAGcaccccgaagtaagttttgtttgcttggaaacttatcatctttagatctaagtgtcatattttatagggttttgatttaagtgttttgaaataaataaaaatattatattaaaaaataattcatccaatacgagaggttcaacCAAGGTATAATATATCTCATTCAATGCTCCCACCAAGGTTTGATCCCATGTTGTTGGCATAAAAAAGGTTCAACCAAGGTATAATATATCTCATTCAATGCTCCCACCAAGGTTTGATCCCATGTTGTTGGCATAAAAAAGAAGTGAGTAAAAAAGGGAGGTTAAACCACCAAGCCAAATTGGTGAATGCAAGAAAGTagatactttttattttttataatgttcactaatgctatctaactcgttttcaaaaattgaattttgaatctcgaaattgacattcaaaacatcattaccaCGAG from Lycium ferocissimum isolate CSIRO_LF1 chromosome 2, AGI_CSIRO_Lferr_CH_V1, whole genome shotgun sequence includes:
- the LOC132037741 gene encoding inactive LRR receptor-like serine/threonine-protein kinase BIR2 — protein: MILFKLFHVPLILILLFLVFQPLYFAIAEDDIKCLQGVKNSFTDPKNNLNSWNFGNSTVGFICKFVGVSCWNDRENRLINLELRDMNLGGNVPDSLQYCRSLQTLDLSGNRLSGPIPFDICTWLPFLVTLDLSNNEFSGPIPADLVKCSYLNRLMLNDNKLNGNIPSQFSSLARLKIFSVANNDLKGRIPEAFESGGSFDFSGNDGLCGGPLGKCGGLSKKNLAIIIAAGVFGAAASMLLGFGAWYWYFTKAGRRSKAGYGLGRVDSERWTDKLRGYRLTQVTLFKKPLVKVKLADLLAATNNFGMESVINSTRTGTTFRAVLRDGSALAIKRLRTCKLSEKLFRVEMNALGQVRHPNLVPLLGFCVVEEEKLLVYKHLSNGTLYSFLNGNASVLDWPTRFRIGLGAARGLAWLHHGCQPPILHQNICSNVIFLDEDFDARIMDFGLARLVTPPDAKETSFVNGELGEFGYVAPEYSSTMVPSLKGDAYSFGVVLLELATGQRPLEVTVADEGFKGNLVDWVNQLSVSGRIKEAIDKHVCGKRHDEEIVQFLKIACNCVISRPKERWSMYQVYEALKSMGEKQGFSEQYDEFPLLFNKQETSSPI